The Microbulbifer hydrolyticus genome has a segment encoding these proteins:
- a CDS encoding AMP-binding protein, which translates to MDILDAVLQSEKSQAVLLIDSKEITYAQLAELTAEFADSHFTHRGLIAIECANELTPVIAYLSAVRYHMPCMLLAPGSISKNRTVDSYSPSLLVQKVDDDWQINATGMSVECHDDLAVLLSTSGSTGSAKFVRLSRENIISNAKSIAEYLKLDGNDRGITSLPFHYSYGLSVINSHLVAGASIVISNASVKDEVFWQNIDDLRVTNFAGVPYTFEILEKIDFLPKKPHDLRFVTQAGGRLSPEKVKKFHTIFSENDIKFYVMYGQTEATARIAYVPPEELAGNEGCIGIPVPNGKLKLLDDEGREISAYEEPGELSYTGPNVMMGYAESGQDLIKGDEVSTLRTGDLAAKKSNGLYYIVGRIKRFIKIYGVRTNLDEVELRLNEMGERAICTGTDGQLVVAVLKNQKEVRRKVSEFLDIPPSSVTVLEYVELPLLPSGKFDYQKIIADSSAKGKARKNNFRDDLANILQIDRVEDGDSFISLGGDSLSYVEATVTLEEHLGFLPDKWQILTMRELEELSFSKSTSHWLKPFEISIFLRAFSIFTIVSGHFKFFSLPGGAALLFVVAGFNFSRFQLPAIIHKDSVLPVFSLLWRIFLPTVFVLGFFSVLSGRLDLPALFLVSNYWPPDAFGGRSFWFIEVLIQVYVIIFLIFSLSIVRKGAGKYQFYFIFVMVLVSYGVASLIEVAWNTEYLYHRVPHIMLGVFSLGALIGVAELRKEKLVTTMLAIILLYQSLFDGRFERADYMFIGAMLLLWVPFIKLPWSLSTVFSLVASASMYIYLSHFKAKQVLHLLLGDIDSSVAVVFALVVGIVFWWVWERGVRFAQQFHLTVVKPRLKSAT; encoded by the coding sequence CAAAAGAAATCACCTATGCACAACTTGCGGAACTTACAGCGGAGTTCGCCGATTCTCATTTTACACATCGAGGATTGATTGCCATTGAGTGTGCGAATGAGCTTACACCTGTCATCGCCTATCTGAGCGCTGTACGTTACCACATGCCCTGTATGTTGTTGGCTCCAGGTTCTATAAGTAAAAACAGGACCGTAGATAGTTATTCTCCTTCTCTTCTTGTTCAAAAGGTTGATGATGACTGGCAGATTAATGCCACTGGAATGAGTGTGGAATGCCACGATGATCTTGCCGTACTGCTTTCTACATCTGGGTCCACGGGTAGTGCCAAGTTTGTTCGCCTGTCTCGTGAGAACATAATTTCAAATGCAAAATCCATTGCGGAATATCTAAAGCTGGATGGCAACGATCGAGGGATAACCAGCTTGCCATTTCATTACTCCTATGGGCTGTCTGTAATTAACAGTCATCTGGTAGCTGGAGCCTCCATCGTCATATCGAACGCATCGGTTAAAGATGAGGTTTTTTGGCAAAACATTGACGACCTCAGGGTGACGAACTTCGCCGGTGTTCCCTACACTTTCGAAATTCTGGAAAAAATCGATTTCCTTCCAAAGAAGCCGCATGACTTGCGATTTGTTACACAAGCTGGAGGAAGGCTATCACCGGAAAAAGTGAAAAAATTCCACACGATTTTTTCAGAAAATGACATAAAGTTTTATGTCATGTACGGTCAGACTGAAGCCACCGCCAGGATTGCCTACGTCCCTCCTGAAGAGCTGGCAGGTAATGAAGGGTGCATCGGTATCCCAGTTCCCAACGGTAAATTGAAACTGCTGGACGATGAGGGTCGAGAGATTTCCGCGTATGAAGAGCCGGGAGAGCTTTCCTATACTGGTCCGAATGTAATGATGGGATACGCTGAGTCCGGGCAGGACCTTATCAAAGGTGACGAGGTTAGCACGCTGCGGACCGGTGATCTCGCCGCAAAAAAATCAAACGGTTTGTATTATATAGTCGGAAGAATCAAGCGGTTTATCAAGATATACGGGGTGAGAACCAATCTTGATGAAGTTGAACTGCGGCTAAATGAGATGGGCGAACGCGCGATTTGCACGGGAACTGATGGACAACTCGTGGTGGCCGTGCTGAAAAATCAGAAAGAAGTCAGGAGAAAAGTGTCGGAATTTCTTGATATTCCGCCGTCGTCTGTGACGGTATTGGAGTATGTGGAGTTGCCATTGTTACCGTCTGGAAAATTTGATTACCAGAAAATTATTGCTGACTCGAGTGCGAAGGGAAAGGCACGAAAAAACAATTTCCGAGATGATCTGGCCAATATACTACAGATAGATAGGGTCGAAGATGGAGATTCGTTTATCAGTCTCGGAGGCGACTCTCTATCTTATGTGGAGGCGACGGTTACCCTGGAAGAGCATCTGGGATTTTTGCCGGACAAATGGCAGATCTTAACTATGCGGGAGCTGGAGGAGCTGTCCTTTTCGAAATCAACCAGTCACTGGCTAAAGCCCTTCGAAATATCGATTTTTTTGCGTGCATTTTCAATTTTCACTATTGTCTCGGGTCACTTCAAGTTTTTTTCCCTCCCTGGAGGGGCGGCGTTGTTATTCGTTGTCGCGGGGTTTAACTTCTCCCGTTTCCAGTTGCCCGCCATCATCCATAAAGATTCGGTGCTTCCCGTTTTTTCACTACTATGGCGGATTTTTCTGCCCACTGTGTTCGTCCTAGGTTTTTTTTCGGTCTTATCTGGGCGTCTAGATTTGCCAGCTCTGTTTCTCGTTAGTAATTACTGGCCGCCTGATGCTTTTGGTGGGCGCTCATTTTGGTTTATTGAGGTGCTGATTCAAGTATACGTAATTATATTTTTAATATTCTCTCTTTCTATTGTTCGGAAAGGTGCAGGCAAATATCAGTTTTACTTTATTTTTGTAATGGTGTTGGTTTCGTACGGCGTTGCTAGCCTAATCGAGGTGGCGTGGAATACAGAGTATTTATACCACCGTGTACCACATATAATGCTGGGAGTCTTTTCGCTGGGCGCACTTATTGGTGTGGCTGAGTTAAGAAAAGAGAAACTGGTAACAACAATGTTGGCCATTATATTGTTATACCAATCGCTTTTCGATGGCCGGTTCGAACGCGCTGACTATATGTTTATTGGTGCGATGTTGTTACTTTGGGTGCCGTTTATCAAGCTCCCCTGGTCTCTGTCGACAGTCTTTTCTTTGGTGGCATCGGCCTCAATGTACATATACTTGAGCCATTTTAAAGCAAAACAAGTCCTTCATCTCTTGCTGGGCGATATTGATTCTTCCGTTGCCGTTGTATTTGCGCTCGTCGTTGGCATCGTATTTTGGTGGGTTTGGGAAAGGGGAGTTCGGTTTGCTCAGCAATTTCACCTCACAGTAGTAAAGCCCAGACTAAAATCCGCTACCTAG
- a CDS encoding DUF1353 domain-containing protein: protein MTAKFSGDPKTTWISESGADRRMYLMEDFHFTDKNGSVWLAPAGSLIDGASIPRAFWSIIGPPYVGDYRRASIVHDVACVNANARQERRAADRMFYQACRAGGCSTRSSIILYIGVRIGAWWKYKSSLENDSTDPRIVEPTSSTALRSLLKESAESIFQSKGEIDDVEILEELMDQIEPTLDQRFDKAIKLKEETRGVLEPN from the coding sequence ATGACCGCAAAATTTTCAGGAGATCCCAAGACCACTTGGATTTCAGAGTCCGGAGCGGACCGCCGGATGTATCTGATGGAAGATTTTCATTTTACAGATAAAAATGGCTCAGTCTGGCTTGCCCCTGCAGGGTCTTTGATTGATGGAGCGAGCATCCCAAGAGCGTTCTGGTCGATCATCGGACCTCCATATGTGGGAGACTATAGAAGAGCATCAATCGTCCATGACGTTGCTTGTGTGAACGCGAATGCTCGCCAAGAGCGCCGCGCAGCCGACAGAATGTTTTATCAGGCTTGCAGAGCCGGTGGCTGCTCAACCAGAAGCTCTATAATTCTATACATCGGTGTACGTATCGGAGCATGGTGGAAGTACAAATCATCATTAGAAAATGACAGCACCGATCCTAGAATTGTTGAACCTACATCAAGCACGGCTCTTCGCAGTCTTTTAAAAGAGAGCGCAGAAAGTATTTTCCAGTCGAAAGGCGAGATAGATGATGTAGAAATTCTAGAAGAATTAATGGACCAAATTGAACCCACTCTAGATCAAAGATTTGATAAGGCTATCAAGCTTAAAGAAGAAACTAGAGGTGTATTGGAGCCGAACTAA
- a CDS encoding OmpW/AlkL family protein: MKRILKFSPILAPLALAVSSTVSANPLGLTGPQDMIIRVGGYYIEPNDDQVSFVDETFEYFDAFRSNVDPGSEWGWYMNLEWKPTEHWGIELGYMDGDSHSSSHGDDFFTFGFDDVDYRDVVSFDADISTLSLKYYPLDDTCMVQPYIGGGISYTDFGTGKLRRELRDDLADFGLRGDFDMGYAWGYTWQMGMDFNFGRDSSWLVNVAAMYARSETDLRVRVFDDVPPPPDVDPIFESYSGDYSYDPWMFNLSVGYKFSF, encoded by the coding sequence ATGAAACGGATTTTGAAATTTTCACCGATCCTGGCGCCACTGGCTTTGGCGGTTAGCAGCACCGTCTCGGCCAATCCCCTCGGCCTGACCGGACCACAGGACATGATTATCCGGGTCGGCGGCTACTACATTGAGCCCAATGACGACCAGGTTAGCTTTGTCGACGAGACCTTCGAGTATTTCGATGCGTTCCGCTCAAACGTTGACCCGGGTTCTGAGTGGGGCTGGTATATGAACCTCGAGTGGAAACCTACGGAGCACTGGGGCATCGAGCTTGGCTATATGGATGGCGACAGCCATTCCAGCAGTCACGGTGACGACTTTTTCACCTTCGGCTTCGACGACGTCGACTATCGTGACGTGGTCAGTTTTGATGCCGACATCAGCACCTTAAGCCTTAAATACTACCCCCTGGATGACACCTGCATGGTTCAGCCCTATATAGGTGGTGGAATTAGCTATACCGACTTTGGTACAGGCAAGCTCAGGCGTGAACTGCGGGACGACCTGGCAGACTTTGGTCTGCGTGGCGACTTCGATATGGGGTATGCCTGGGGCTATACCTGGCAAATGGGTATGGACTTCAATTTCGGGCGCGATAGCTCCTGGCTGGTAAATGTCGCCGCAATGTACGCCAGATCCGAGACAGATCTGCGGGTACGGGTATTTGACGACGTACCGCCGCCCCCGGATGTAGACCCTATTTTTGAGTCCTATTCCGGCGACTACAGCTATGATCCCTGGATGTTTAATCTGTCAGTAGGGTATAAATTCTCCTTCTGA
- a CDS encoding TonB-dependent receptor, with product MSRQLRQASWLALSAYLIGFPLVTHAAEAPGALTFIVKDQNTDRPLSSVQITLEERETNSTRSVVTDAQGRIVVEQLDPGLYSVSVAKNGFASSYQPSVRVVTRKNVKIEFELGQQALEEVSVLGQQVEALAVNSTYLNREALRSAVGGGADPLLSLDGLPGLASASEFASFSVRGRGPRDNLIFVDDFPFDKAVHFDATLGEEEDVGGGGRFSIFAPNVISGAEFSPGGWSAAYGGRAASLLNLEVADGNPSPSASFRYDLAGYEIGYDGPTGITEDSTLLVSARRLDFGALFETIEELDIGEPVLRDVIVKSVMPINQNHTFEVLMMDTHEDYRRGVTHVFASPNFEDVALQYSEQDSDLYGLTLRSLVGEEAVLTNKLYYRASDKISSEGESFPDLVPEGSPASSFPVREDIITIGENETEIGWRSDFETVNQWGVFSAGVRVTQIELAYDTVLDGDWIRFVYDDDDFRADPDQRFIVLTPESINSSLRQKETGYAGYVEQAFERGDWDVRTGVRFERDGFADESFASPRFSVNWQPSTTIRYFATAGLYHQSPRFLELAANESNELENEVITHASIGYEYVPNNNWSVLTEAYYQSLDNLVVDLDRASGIFANIGDGTSYGVDIVANRMIREGIYATATYSYNDAKVDRKDGRGQVAADFSREHVATLGLTWEISDRWKVAGRYKYLSGTPDDLFIVHSDVLGAGQPLRYSKEITERNVGRKSGSGLFNVRVDYRRAFGPIDVTAFLDVINVTAASSSDESEFDYRRGVVVKDDSEAEPLIGLRLDYAW from the coding sequence ATGAGCAGGCAATTGAGGCAGGCATCGTGGTTGGCTCTATCGGCGTACCTGATTGGATTTCCACTTGTTACCCATGCAGCAGAGGCACCGGGTGCGCTGACGTTCATCGTCAAGGACCAGAATACCGACCGCCCACTCTCGTCTGTGCAGATCACGCTCGAAGAACGGGAAACCAATTCCACACGATCTGTAGTAACCGATGCACAAGGCCGCATCGTCGTTGAGCAGCTGGACCCCGGTCTCTACTCGGTGAGCGTAGCCAAAAACGGGTTTGCTTCATCGTATCAGCCAAGCGTGCGCGTGGTTACACGCAAAAATGTCAAGATTGAATTCGAGCTTGGGCAGCAGGCGCTGGAGGAAGTGTCGGTTCTGGGGCAGCAAGTGGAAGCATTGGCCGTTAACAGCACCTATCTCAATAGAGAAGCGTTGCGCAGTGCGGTTGGCGGCGGCGCAGATCCGCTGCTGTCGCTGGACGGTTTACCTGGCCTGGCATCCGCCAGTGAATTCGCGAGTTTTAGCGTGCGTGGCCGTGGTCCAAGAGATAATCTGATATTTGTTGATGACTTTCCCTTTGATAAAGCAGTGCACTTTGATGCGACTCTCGGCGAAGAAGAGGATGTCGGTGGGGGCGGTCGTTTCTCAATTTTCGCACCGAACGTGATTAGTGGCGCAGAGTTTTCACCGGGCGGGTGGAGTGCGGCTTATGGCGGCCGGGCTGCATCGCTACTCAACCTGGAGGTCGCCGATGGTAACCCAAGCCCCTCAGCGAGTTTCCGCTACGACCTTGCCGGCTATGAAATTGGCTACGACGGCCCTACCGGTATCACCGAAGACTCTACATTGCTCGTTTCCGCTCGGCGACTGGATTTCGGCGCTCTATTTGAAACGATTGAAGAGCTCGACATTGGGGAGCCGGTGTTAAGAGACGTTATCGTAAAGTCGGTCATGCCAATCAATCAGAACCATACCTTTGAAGTTCTGATGATGGATACACACGAAGACTATCGCCGCGGCGTAACCCACGTTTTTGCGTCGCCCAACTTCGAAGATGTTGCACTTCAGTACTCTGAGCAAGATAGTGATTTGTATGGTCTGACATTGCGATCATTGGTCGGTGAAGAAGCGGTCTTGACCAATAAGCTGTACTACCGGGCCAGCGACAAGATCAGTTCAGAAGGGGAGTCATTCCCTGATCTCGTACCAGAGGGATCGCCCGCGTCAAGTTTTCCGGTGCGGGAAGATATTATTACCATCGGTGAAAACGAGACAGAGATCGGTTGGCGAAGCGACTTCGAGACTGTGAATCAATGGGGCGTGTTTAGTGCCGGTGTGCGCGTCACGCAAATTGAACTGGCCTATGACACCGTCCTGGATGGCGACTGGATCCGGTTTGTCTACGACGACGATGATTTTAGGGCAGACCCCGATCAGCGTTTTATCGTGCTGACGCCCGAGAGCATCAACTCTTCACTAAGACAGAAAGAAACGGGCTATGCCGGTTACGTAGAGCAAGCCTTTGAGCGCGGCGATTGGGATGTTCGCACAGGTGTGCGGTTTGAGCGGGATGGTTTTGCAGACGAAAGCTTCGCGTCGCCCAGGTTCAGCGTCAATTGGCAGCCGAGTACAACGATCCGATACTTTGCGACAGCAGGGCTGTATCATCAGTCACCACGGTTCTTGGAACTGGCCGCGAACGAGTCGAACGAACTTGAAAACGAAGTCATTACGCACGCCAGTATCGGGTATGAATATGTCCCGAACAACAATTGGTCGGTGTTGACGGAAGCCTATTACCAAAGCCTCGATAACCTGGTTGTGGACCTCGATCGCGCTAGCGGTATCTTTGCCAACATCGGTGACGGTACATCGTACGGGGTCGATATCGTGGCCAACCGGATGATTCGCGAGGGCATCTACGCTACCGCAACTTACTCATATAACGATGCAAAAGTCGACCGGAAAGATGGTCGCGGGCAGGTGGCTGCCGATTTCAGCCGCGAGCATGTCGCTACCCTCGGTCTGACCTGGGAGATCAGCGATCGCTGGAAGGTCGCCGGGCGCTACAAGTACCTTTCCGGCACGCCAGACGACTTGTTTATTGTTCACTCAGACGTGTTGGGAGCAGGGCAACCACTGCGCTACTCGAAAGAGATTACTGAGCGTAATGTAGGCCGCAAAAGCGGTTCCGGCTTGTTCAACGTTCGCGTAGACTATCGGCGTGCATTTGGTCCCATCGATGTAACCGCCTTTCTCGATGTGATCAATGTAACCGCAGCGTCGTCGAGCGACGAATCCGAGTTTGACTACCGCCGGGGCGTTGTAGTGAAAGATGATAGCGAAGCCGAGCCGCTGATTGGCCTGCGTTTAGACTATGCCTGGTAA
- a CDS encoding response regulator transcription factor codes for MRVLIVEDSRGICENIAAYLEKHNYVMDFAYDGISAMHLALTNRFDVIVLDLMLPGMDGLSFCQKLRTDAGVETPVLMLTARDTLDDKLKGFEAGADDYLVKPFALQELHARLQALYKRRHGKTSNLLTVGDLTMNRSTLQVRRAGQHIDLSPAGMRLLQRLMEVSPSVVTRDDLEILLWADERPDGDALRSHLYKLRQAIDRPFDSPLIHTVHRIGYRIAEEAQ; via the coding sequence ATCAGGGTGTTGATTGTCGAAGACAGTCGCGGTATTTGCGAGAACATTGCCGCGTATCTTGAAAAGCATAACTACGTTATGGACTTTGCCTATGACGGTATAAGCGCAATGCATCTGGCGTTGACGAATCGGTTTGACGTTATCGTTCTGGACCTGATGTTGCCGGGTATGGATGGCCTGAGTTTCTGCCAAAAGCTACGGACGGATGCCGGAGTGGAAACGCCCGTGCTCATGCTAACGGCGAGGGACACGCTTGACGATAAGCTCAAGGGGTTCGAGGCTGGAGCCGATGACTATTTGGTTAAACCGTTCGCATTACAGGAGCTACATGCGCGGCTGCAGGCGCTGTACAAACGTAGGCACGGGAAAACTTCGAACCTGTTAACAGTAGGTGATCTTACGATGAACAGGTCCACGCTGCAGGTGCGTCGCGCGGGGCAGCACATCGATCTCAGCCCTGCAGGTATGAGGCTGCTTCAGCGACTGATGGAAGTGTCGCCGTCTGTTGTAACTCGCGATGATCTCGAAATACTGTTGTGGGCGGACGAGCGCCCCGATGGTGATGCGCTTCGCTCCCATTTGTACAAGCTGCGGCAGGCTATCGACAGGCCGTTTGATAGCCCGTTAATTCACACGGTGCATCGCATTGGGTACCGCATTGCGGAGGAAGCCCAGTAA
- a CDS encoding sensor histidine kinase, translating into MYRHSLRTRVAIAFAVCVAVLSVVWGFAFFAAIRLSEDRVLTQQLQHAAENYPSLTTNLRGYEEADSLPVSLREWARANPAEGLYEFDAEELHVAVIPTNNEQGTAFVVFDVAGIEAASSEDWWLLLVISGVVGTLGVLGFGLGVLVMRRAVAPVTQLAKVVAAIDPEQLSGEDHKRIASSRFGDDEVGLLAETIEKTLERISAFVERERYFTGSASHELRTPITVIMGALELLEQSDLSATDEKTIARVRCATFEMKATIEMFLCLARETDDGLYDEQFFVMPLVSQAIDQQRHLLNGKCVDVEIDDLSKPVACGHSQAFSIAVNNLVRNAFEHTLEGQGPITIHVKEHELFVTNQVSNEANEEHAATHTSSHGYGLGLGIVQRLCERNRWSFSLHADEACVAARLSW; encoded by the coding sequence ATGTATCGGCACAGTTTGCGCACGCGTGTCGCCATTGCATTTGCGGTGTGTGTTGCTGTACTCAGCGTGGTCTGGGGATTCGCATTCTTCGCTGCGATCAGGTTGAGCGAAGACCGTGTACTGACGCAACAGCTACAGCATGCCGCCGAAAACTATCCTTCCCTGACGACGAACCTTCGCGGATACGAAGAGGCTGATAGCTTGCCGGTATCACTCAGGGAGTGGGCGCGGGCAAACCCCGCTGAAGGTTTGTACGAATTCGATGCCGAAGAGTTGCATGTCGCGGTCATACCTACTAACAACGAACAGGGAACCGCATTTGTGGTTTTCGATGTTGCCGGCATTGAGGCGGCGTCGTCCGAGGACTGGTGGTTGCTGCTTGTGATCAGCGGTGTTGTGGGTACGCTCGGTGTGCTTGGTTTTGGGCTGGGCGTGCTTGTGATGCGCAGAGCGGTCGCCCCGGTCACGCAACTCGCCAAAGTGGTTGCGGCTATCGACCCGGAACAACTATCGGGCGAGGATCATAAACGCATAGCGTCCAGCCGGTTCGGCGATGATGAGGTTGGCCTGCTCGCTGAGACCATCGAAAAGACACTGGAGCGTATCAGTGCATTTGTTGAGCGGGAGCGATACTTTACCGGTTCAGCCAGCCATGAGTTGCGGACACCTATCACTGTGATAATGGGCGCACTTGAGCTGTTAGAGCAAAGCGATCTGTCTGCGACCGATGAGAAGACTATAGCTCGAGTGAGGTGTGCGACCTTCGAAATGAAAGCCACGATTGAAATGTTCTTGTGCCTTGCTCGTGAAACTGACGATGGGCTGTACGACGAGCAGTTTTTCGTGATGCCGCTGGTAAGCCAGGCGATAGATCAGCAGCGCCACCTGTTGAATGGCAAGTGTGTCGATGTGGAAATCGATGATCTATCAAAGCCCGTTGCCTGCGGACATTCACAGGCTTTCTCTATCGCGGTCAATAATCTGGTACGCAATGCGTTCGAGCACACGCTTGAAGGGCAGGGGCCAATCACGATTCACGTCAAGGAGCACGAGCTGTTCGTCACCAATCAGGTGAGTAATGAAGCGAATGAGGAGCACGCAGCGACCCATACGTCGTCCCACGGCTATGGTCTGGGCCTGGGTATCGTTCAACGGCTGTGTGAGCGTAATCGCTGGTCGTTTTCGCTGCACGCCGATGAGGCGTGCGTAGCCGCCCGTCTTTCGTGGTGA
- a CDS encoding DNA polymerase II → MPQGFLLSRHSFDQRGSTCIHYWLATPDGPVKLVIEGERPVFMVKVADRAQVTEALAGVPHDWQQLGFQTFGREEAAMLYFPTIDAHRLAQTLLQHRGIEIFEADFRLHDRYLMERFARGGLYFEGVARARDGYTEYRHVRLKGAEVQPDFTVVSLDVECSGQGELYSIGLYGDGVEEVLMVGKPEAADTTIHWVDDERALLEALEARIKSLDPDIIIGWAVVDFDFRLLLKRAGRHGLRLKLGRGGTEARWRDGREGGPGFVTLPGRVVLDGIDGLKSATYSFDSFSLEFVAQTLLGRGKDTEDVDNRLAAIEHDFRHNKPKLAAYNLEDCRLVWDIYQHTRLLDYLRLRAQLTGLELDRSGGSVAAFTNLYLPRLHRSRYVAPNLPADGGLASPGGYVMDSRPGLYDNVLVLDFKSLYPSIIRTFKIDPMGLVEGLAEGADEGTEEGAAGDNSIPGFRGARFSRDKHFLPDIITSLWAERDIAKQEQDAARSQAIKIIMNSFYGVLGSGGCRFYDTRLASSITLRGHEIMQQTARWIEELGHQVIYGDTDSTFVWLSGGPSLDEADAIGKKLASEINTRWQNKLKDELALECELELEFETHYQRFLMPTIRGSEAGSKKRYAGLVVKAGEEKLVFKGLETVRSDWTALAKQFQTQLYGMVFHGEDPSDYIRETVAKTRVGEMDEQLVYRKRLRRKLDQYVKNVPPQVRAARMADEHRRQKGLEPRYQNKGWIRYVITLNGPEPVDHRQSPMDYQHYIDRQLKPVADAILPFIELDFDSLVDGQLGLFGGAD, encoded by the coding sequence TTGCCTCAAGGATTTCTCCTCAGCCGCCACAGCTTTGATCAGCGCGGCAGCACCTGCATCCACTACTGGCTGGCCACACCCGATGGCCCGGTCAAGCTGGTCATTGAAGGCGAGCGCCCGGTCTTTATGGTGAAGGTGGCGGATCGCGCCCAGGTGACCGAGGCTCTGGCCGGCGTGCCGCATGACTGGCAGCAGCTGGGCTTCCAGACCTTTGGCCGCGAGGAAGCGGCCATGCTGTATTTCCCCACCATCGACGCCCACCGCCTGGCCCAGACCCTGTTGCAACATCGCGGCATCGAGATATTCGAAGCGGACTTTCGTCTTCACGACCGCTACCTGATGGAGCGCTTTGCCCGGGGCGGCCTCTACTTTGAAGGTGTGGCCCGGGCCAGAGACGGCTATACAGAATACCGCCACGTGCGTCTCAAGGGCGCCGAGGTGCAGCCGGATTTCACGGTGGTTTCCCTGGACGTGGAGTGCTCCGGCCAGGGTGAGCTGTATTCCATCGGTCTCTACGGTGATGGCGTGGAAGAGGTGCTGATGGTGGGCAAACCGGAGGCCGCCGATACCACCATCCACTGGGTGGATGACGAGCGGGCATTGCTCGAGGCCCTGGAGGCCAGGATCAAAAGCCTGGACCCGGACATCATCATCGGCTGGGCCGTGGTGGACTTTGATTTTCGGCTACTGCTGAAACGGGCCGGGCGCCATGGCCTGCGCCTGAAGCTGGGCCGTGGTGGCACAGAGGCCCGCTGGCGGGATGGTCGGGAAGGGGGGCCGGGCTTTGTGACGCTGCCGGGCCGGGTGGTACTGGACGGCATCGACGGACTGAAGAGCGCCACCTACAGCTTTGATAGCTTCAGCCTGGAGTTCGTGGCCCAGACCCTGCTGGGCAGGGGCAAGGACACCGAAGACGTGGACAACCGCCTGGCGGCGATTGAACACGACTTTCGCCATAACAAACCCAAGCTTGCCGCCTACAACCTGGAAGACTGCCGCCTGGTCTGGGACATCTACCAGCACACTCGCTTGCTGGATTACCTGCGCCTGCGGGCCCAGCTTACCGGCCTGGAGCTCGACCGCAGCGGCGGCTCGGTGGCGGCCTTTACCAATCTCTACCTCCCCAGGCTGCACCGCAGCCGCTATGTGGCGCCCAACCTGCCGGCGGACGGCGGCCTGGCGAGCCCCGGCGGCTATGTGATGGACTCCCGGCCCGGGCTTTACGACAACGTGCTGGTGCTGGATTTCAAGAGCCTGTATCCCAGCATTATCCGCACCTTCAAGATCGATCCGATGGGCCTGGTTGAAGGATTGGCTGAAGGAGCAGATGAGGGAACGGAAGAGGGCGCGGCCGGTGACAACAGCATTCCCGGTTTTCGCGGTGCGCGCTTCTCCCGTGACAAACACTTCCTGCCGGACATCATTACCAGTCTCTGGGCGGAGCGCGACATCGCCAAGCAGGAGCAGGATGCCGCCCGCTCCCAGGCCATCAAGATCATCATGAATTCCTTCTACGGGGTACTGGGAAGTGGGGGCTGCCGTTTTTACGACACGCGCCTCGCCAGCTCCATCACCCTGCGGGGTCACGAGATCATGCAGCAGACCGCCCGCTGGATTGAGGAGCTGGGTCACCAGGTGATCTACGGCGATACCGATTCCACCTTTGTCTGGCTGAGCGGCGGACCGAGTCTGGACGAGGCGGACGCGATCGGCAAAAAGCTCGCCAGCGAGATCAATACGCGCTGGCAGAACAAGCTCAAAGACGAGCTGGCGCTGGAGTGCGAACTGGAGCTGGAATTCGAAACCCACTATCAGCGCTTTCTGATGCCCACCATTCGCGGCTCTGAGGCGGGCTCCAAGAAACGCTATGCGGGCCTGGTTGTGAAGGCGGGCGAGGAAAAGCTGGTATTCAAGGGCCTGGAAACGGTGCGCAGCGACTGGACGGCCCTGGCCAAACAGTTCCAGACCCAGCTCTACGGGATGGTGTTTCACGGTGAGGATCCGTCCGACTATATCCGCGAGACGGTGGCGAAAACCCGGGTAGGGGAGATGGACGAGCAGCTGGTGTATCGCAAGCGACTCCGGCGCAAGTTGGATCAATACGTAAAAAACGTGCCACCCCAAGTCCGCGCCGCGCGAATGGCCGATGAACACCGCCGCCAAAAGGGACTGGAACCCCGCTATCAGAACAAGGGCTGGATCCGATACGTGATCACCCTCAATGGCCCGGAGCCGGTGGATCACCGTCAGTCACCAATGGATTACCAGCACTATATCGACCGGCAGCTCAAGCCGGTGGCCGATGCCATATTGCCTTTCATAGAACTCGATTTTGACAGCCTGGTGGATGGGCAGCTGGGCCTGTTCGGAGGGGCCGATTGA